From Mus musculus strain C57BL/6J chromosome 17, GRCm38.p6 C57BL/6J, the proteins below share one genomic window:
- the 2410137M14Rik gene encoding uncharacterized protein LOC76797 has product MTPPKTNVAHHSTLEGDVTLRCWALDFHPAVIILTWQRDEKDLTQDMDLVETRPAEDEAFQKWAAVVLPSGEEHKYTCHVQPEGLSEPLILKWSKEPSFSPTTPITGITAGLVLLPVLVTGGLSATIPLEYCLRSRTKSFLWNQIVLHSVLCLYPPRDGEGC; this is encoded by the exons atg ACTCCCCCCAAAACAAATGTGGCCCATCATTCAACGCTTGAAGGTGATGTCACCCTGAGATGCTGGGCCCTGGATTTCCACCCTGCTGTCATCATCCTGACCTGGCAGAGGGATGAGAAGGACCTGACTCAGGACATGGACCTTGTGGAGACCAGGCCTGCAGAGGACGAAGCCTTCCAGAAGTGGGCAGCTGTGGTGCTGCCTTCAGGAGAAGAGCATAAATACACATGCCATGTGCAACCTGAGGGGCTGTCTGAACCTCTCATCCTGAAATGGAGTAAAG aGCCATCTTTTTCTCCCACCACACCCATCACGGGGATCACTGCTGGTCTGGTTCTCCTTCCAGTTTTGGTCACTGGAG GTCTGTCTGCAACCATACCCCTGGAATATTGCCTGAGGTCTAGGACTAAGAGTTTCCTCTGGAACCAAATCGTTCTGCATTCTGTTCTCTGCCTTTATCCTCCCAGAGATGGAGAAGGAtgttaa
- the H2-M5 gene encoding histocompatibility 2, M region locus 5 precursor yields the protein MRSPALSTLLSLLLTGALALTLVRAGIHSLQFFATTMTQPGLREHSFIFVVFVDDTQFLCYNNKGKNQRMEPRALWVKQMGPEYWEQQTRTVKVIEKIALVNLQEAMDIYNHSKDGSHVFQCVYGCEVGPDGLFLRGHEKHAYDGRDYLTLSPDLHSWVAGDTAAQITLRRWEKSGVSEQRQSFLKGECVESLRTYLEIGKETLLRTDPPKAHVTHHPRPEGEVTLRCWALGFYPANIILTWQWDEEDLTQDMDLIETRPAGDGTFQKWASVVVPSGEEQRYTCHVQHEGLTQPLVLKWDPSKHTIPIMGITVGLLLFGVVFTGAVVAIVMRKRKGFQIIILKTFLKG from the exons ATGAGAAGCCCTGCGCTCTCTACCCTCCTATCCTTGCTGCTCACCGGAGCTTTGGCCTTGACCCTGGTTCGCGCAG GCATCCATTCCTTGCAGTTTTTTGCCACCACCATGACCCAGCCTGGTTTGAGGGAGCATTCCTTCATCTTTGTCGTCTTCGTGGACGACACACAGTTCCTGTGCTACAACAATAAGGGGAAAAATCAGAGAATGGAGCCACGCGCTCTGTGGGTGAAGCAGATGGGGCCAGAGTATTGGGAACAGCAGACCAGGACTGTCAAGGTCATTGAGAAGATTGCCCTAGTGAATTTGCAGGAGGCCATGGACATCTACAACCACAGCAAGGATG GCTCTCACGTCTTTCAGTGTGTGTATGGCTGCGAAGTGGGGCCAGATGGACTCTTCCTCCGTGGGCATGAGAAGCACGCATACGACGGCCGCGATTACCTCACCCTAAGCCCGGACCTGCACTCCTGGGTCGCAGGCGACACAGCTGCGCAGATCACGCTGCGCAGGTGGGAGAAGTCTGGTGTCTCTGAGCAAAGGCAATCCTTCTTGAAGGGCGAGTGTGTGGAGTCGCTCCGCACATACCTGGAGATAGGGAAGGAGACTCTGCTAAGAACAG ATCCTCCCAAGGCACATGTGACCCATCACCCCAGACCTGAAGGTGAAGTCACCCTGAGGTGCTGGGCCCTGGGCTTCTACCCTGCTAACATCATCCTGACCTGGCAGTGGGATGAGGAAGACCTGACTCAGGACATGGACCTCATTGAGACCAGACCTGCAGGGGATGGGACCttccagaagtgggcatctgtgGTGGTACCTTCTGGAGAGGAACAGAGATACACATGTCATGTGCAACATGAGGGGCTAACCCAGCCCCTTGTTCTAAAATGGG accCTTCTAAGCACACCATTCCCATCATGGGAATCACTGTTGGCCTGCTTCTCTTTGGAGTTGTGTTTACTGGAGCTGTGGTTGCCATagtgatgaggaagaggaaag GTTTTCAGATAATAATTCTAAAAACATTCCTGAAGGGCTGA
- the H2-M5 gene encoding histocompatibility 2, M region locus 5 isoform X1, with protein sequence MTQPGLREHSFIFVVFVDDTQFLCYNNKGKNQRMEPRALWVKQMGPEYWEQQTRTVKVIEKIALVNLQEAMDIYNHSKDGSHVFQCVYGCEVGPDGLFLRGHEKHAYDGRDYLTLSPDLHSWVAGDTAAQITLRRWEKSGVSEQRQSFLKGECVESLRTYLEIGKETLLRTDPPKAHVTHHPRPEGEVTLRCWALGFYPANIILTWQWDEEDLTQDMDLIETRPAGDGTFQKWASVVVPSGEEQRYTCHVQHEGLTQPLVLKWDPSKHTIPIMGITVGLLLFGVVFTGAVVAIVMRKRKGYCVLTLSKAHLETSDKYLTLT encoded by the exons ATGACCCAGCCTGGTTTGAGGGAGCATTCCTTCATCTTTGTCGTCTTCGTGGACGACACACAGTTCCTGTGCTACAACAATAAGGGGAAAAATCAGAGAATGGAGCCACGCGCTCTGTGGGTGAAGCAGATGGGGCCAGAGTATTGGGAACAGCAGACCAGGACTGTCAAGGTCATTGAGAAGATTGCCCTAGTGAATTTGCAGGAGGCCATGGACATCTACAACCACAGCAAGGATG GCTCTCACGTCTTTCAGTGTGTGTATGGCTGCGAAGTGGGGCCAGATGGACTCTTCCTCCGTGGGCATGAGAAGCACGCATACGACGGCCGCGATTACCTCACCCTAAGCCCGGACCTGCACTCCTGGGTCGCAGGCGACACAGCTGCGCAGATCACGCTGCGCAGGTGGGAGAAGTCTGGTGTCTCTGAGCAAAGGCAATCCTTCTTGAAGGGCGAGTGTGTGGAGTCGCTCCGCACATACCTGGAGATAGGGAAGGAGACTCTGCTAAGAACAG ATCCTCCCAAGGCACATGTGACCCATCACCCCAGACCTGAAGGTGAAGTCACCCTGAGGTGCTGGGCCCTGGGCTTCTACCCTGCTAACATCATCCTGACCTGGCAGTGGGATGAGGAAGACCTGACTCAGGACATGGACCTCATTGAGACCAGACCTGCAGGGGATGGGACCttccagaagtgggcatctgtgGTGGTACCTTCTGGAGAGGAACAGAGATACACATGTCATGTGCAACATGAGGGGCTAACCCAGCCCCTTGTTCTAAAATGGG accCTTCTAAGCACACCATTCCCATCATGGGAATCACTGTTGGCCTGCTTCTCTTTGGAGTTGTGTTTACTGGAGCTGTGGTTGCCATagtgatgaggaagaggaaag GATATTGTGTTCTAACTCTTTCTAAAGCACATTTGGAAACAAGTGACAAATATCTCACATTGACATGA